One window of Acidobacteriaceae bacterium genomic DNA carries:
- a CDS encoding efflux RND transporter periplasmic adaptor subunit has product MTRSRQFITSLGLAALAAFWVSGCKSSSSTEETQPATANIQVSAVHAQPFEDPLVLPGRVEADPDHVVHIYAPLSGRLLNMTAVPGQELRKGQTVGELQSGDVAQARSDFEKARIEALRADRALTRGKLLAAHEVMSQADLQELQATDDAAHSEQERARQRIHELGFSENGTSDIVAVTSPISGTVLDIGTASGELQRSLETTTGIATVANLDTIWVTGDLYEQDLGSVHLHDPVTITFPAYPGQNFRGTVANIGDSLDPQTHAVKVRVVLANPDHKLKPAMFATLQIARPTVARIMVPQAAVLHDGNATEVYVPDGQGKYAPRKVTTGATHGDQVEIVSGLRDGEQVVTEGAAFLREPAGD; this is encoded by the coding sequence ATGACAAGATCCCGCCAATTCATCACTTCTCTTGGCCTTGCAGCGCTTGCGGCATTTTGGGTTTCGGGCTGCAAATCATCTTCTTCCACGGAAGAGACGCAGCCAGCTACAGCGAATATCCAGGTCAGCGCGGTTCACGCGCAACCGTTCGAGGATCCGCTGGTTCTTCCGGGACGGGTCGAAGCGGACCCGGATCACGTAGTGCACATCTACGCTCCCTTGAGCGGCCGGCTTCTGAATATGACTGCTGTTCCGGGACAGGAATTGCGGAAGGGGCAGACTGTTGGGGAACTCCAGAGCGGTGATGTCGCACAGGCACGCTCGGACTTCGAAAAGGCACGAATCGAAGCACTTCGCGCTGACCGGGCGCTCACCCGGGGCAAACTGCTCGCGGCGCATGAGGTGATGTCGCAGGCTGACCTGCAGGAGCTGCAGGCCACCGACGATGCTGCGCATTCAGAGCAGGAGCGTGCACGCCAGCGTATCCACGAGCTTGGGTTTTCCGAGAACGGCACCTCGGACATCGTTGCCGTGACTTCCCCAATTAGCGGAACGGTCCTCGACATAGGGACGGCAAGCGGCGAATTGCAGCGGTCCCTTGAAACCACGACGGGGATCGCCACCGTGGCAAACCTTGACACGATATGGGTGACCGGCGATCTGTACGAACAGGACCTGGGCTCAGTTCATCTTCATGATCCTGTCACGATCACGTTCCCCGCATACCCAGGGCAGAATTTTCGGGGGACAGTCGCAAACATCGGGGATTCACTTGACCCGCAGACACACGCGGTGAAGGTTCGCGTTGTGCTCGCTAACCCAGATCACAAGCTAAAGCCCGCCATGTTTGCCACGTTGCAGATCGCACGTCCCACTGTGGCCCGCATCATGGTTCCGCAGGCAGCCGTTCTACACGACGGCAACGCGACGGAAGTTTATGTTCCGGATGGTCAAGGGAAGTACGCACCCCGCAAAGTGACTACCGGAGCAACCCACGGCGATCAGGTAGAGATCGTTTCCGGCCTGCGAGACGGCGAGCAGGTTGTAACTGAAGGCGCAGCGTTTCTGCGTGAGCCGGCCGGAGACTGA
- a CDS encoding CusA/CzcA family heavy metal efflux RND transporter — protein sequence MMAAFLRALLRYRTVVLILLAAGLAAGVYGALKLDIEAYPDPSPPLVEVITQNPAWSAEEMEQQVTAPIELTLNGTPELEQVRSISIFGLSDVKLYFRFSSDLFHDRQEVLARLQTLTLPSNLQPQLSPWSPVGEIYRYQLTGPYSLNDLKATQDWLVRRELKQVPGIIDITTFGGTTKQYQVEPDPNKLLAYGVTLPNVISALQNSNANAGGNYLSIGDQNVNVRSVGLLKNIDDINNIVVAEKNGTPVLLRDVATTKEGFQPRLGKVGRDKQSDIIEAIVLLQKGEESLPALSALKKKINELNHGTLLPAGMHISTIYDRTKLIDLTTHTVEHVIVTGLVLVTLILLLMIGDLRTTLIAAATIPFAVLFAFSMMVLTGRSANLISIGAIDFGILVDASIVVLENVFRRLTRRAPGEEAGTAIVQGVQDAARPVLFSTLIILVAFIPLFTMQGVPGKIFAPMSVTYGFALTGALIFALVFAPVLSDVFAPKTSGAKQSSTTQSSDSHPKTEGTVLSRFFARHYQRILRHTMSKPRRMWITLTVTGIGTVLLFVFAVGGEFMPPLEEGNLWIRATLPQDISFERASDMADQLRADISSFPEVTQVVSQLGRPDDGTDVTTFNNIEFGVDLKPKNKWPSELHGNKDKLIDQMQRVFSKYPGVDFGFSQTIQDNVEEAMSGVKGENSLKLFGDDLDELTRLADQIAGLMTQVKGVTDVGVFKVNGQPDLIVNVNRQEAARYGIAPADINAAIQAAVGGAAVTQMIEGDRRFDITVRYPEADRSNTDAIGHIQLAASDGGRVALSQVADIGIREGSFMIYREGGRRYIPIKFSVRGRDLADTIQDLRGQLQQKIRLPQGYSYAWAGEFDSLRKEQQRLAVIIPISLLVIFLLLYLQFQRWSDALIVLVTLPYCAIGGVLALLVTHTPFSISAAVGFTSLTGVATLAAVVFLSGVRRSQRTNSGPDGLQAGALDELRPVLMACLAAGLGLLPAATMNGIGAQAQQPLARVVVGGMVTTVLAVLLLIPELMQRTKPPQATAAER from the coding sequence ATGATGGCTGCATTCCTGAGAGCACTTTTGCGGTACCGCACGGTAGTTCTGATCCTGCTGGCAGCTGGACTGGCCGCCGGAGTCTATGGCGCGCTCAAGCTCGACATCGAAGCCTATCCCGATCCCTCGCCTCCGCTCGTCGAGGTGATCACTCAGAACCCGGCGTGGTCGGCGGAGGAGATGGAGCAGCAAGTCACTGCGCCAATCGAGCTGACCCTGAACGGCACGCCTGAACTGGAGCAGGTGAGGTCGATCAGTATCTTCGGCCTCAGCGATGTGAAGCTGTACTTCCGCTTTTCAAGCGATCTCTTCCACGATCGACAGGAGGTCCTGGCGCGGCTGCAGACGCTGACATTGCCGAGTAACCTGCAGCCCCAACTTTCGCCGTGGTCGCCCGTTGGCGAAATCTACCGGTACCAACTCACCGGCCCGTACTCGTTGAACGATCTGAAAGCAACGCAGGACTGGCTGGTTCGCCGAGAGCTGAAGCAGGTGCCGGGCATCATCGACATCACGACCTTTGGCGGCACAACGAAGCAGTACCAGGTGGAACCGGACCCGAACAAACTTCTTGCGTATGGGGTCACGCTGCCTAACGTAATCAGCGCGTTGCAGAACAGCAACGCCAATGCGGGAGGTAATTATCTGTCGATCGGCGATCAGAACGTCAATGTGCGTTCCGTCGGTCTGCTGAAGAACATCGATGACATCAACAACATCGTTGTGGCCGAGAAAAACGGCACACCTGTGCTGCTGCGGGATGTTGCGACAACGAAGGAAGGATTTCAGCCGAGGCTTGGCAAGGTGGGCCGCGACAAACAGAGCGACATCATAGAGGCAATCGTTCTGCTGCAGAAGGGCGAAGAGAGCCTGCCGGCCCTGAGCGCACTGAAGAAAAAGATCAATGAGCTGAATCACGGCACACTGCTGCCAGCCGGCATGCATATCAGCACGATCTATGACCGTACCAAGCTGATCGATCTCACGACACACACGGTTGAGCACGTGATCGTCACAGGGCTTGTGCTGGTCACGCTGATCCTCCTGCTGATGATTGGCGACCTGCGCACAACCCTGATCGCTGCCGCCACTATCCCGTTCGCCGTACTCTTTGCATTTTCGATGATGGTCCTTACGGGCCGTTCCGCGAATCTCATTTCGATCGGCGCAATCGACTTCGGCATCCTTGTAGACGCATCGATCGTTGTACTCGAGAATGTTTTTCGGCGACTCACTCGTCGCGCTCCGGGGGAGGAAGCGGGGACGGCCATTGTCCAGGGAGTACAAGATGCTGCCCGCCCCGTGCTCTTCTCCACGCTCATCATCCTGGTCGCATTTATTCCGCTCTTCACGATGCAGGGTGTGCCCGGCAAGATCTTCGCGCCCATGTCGGTCACCTATGGGTTCGCGCTGACCGGCGCACTGATCTTCGCTCTGGTCTTTGCCCCGGTGCTCAGTGACGTCTTCGCGCCGAAGACTTCCGGGGCAAAACAATCTTCGACGACCCAGTCGAGTGACTCGCATCCGAAGACCGAAGGCACGGTGCTGAGCCGCTTCTTCGCGCGCCATTATCAGCGCATTCTTCGTCACACGATGTCCAAGCCTCGGCGCATGTGGATCACCCTGACCGTAACGGGAATCGGCACGGTGCTGCTGTTCGTCTTCGCAGTTGGCGGTGAGTTTATGCCGCCGCTCGAGGAAGGCAATCTCTGGATACGGGCCACCCTGCCGCAGGACATCTCGTTCGAACGGGCGTCGGACATGGCCGACCAGCTCCGCGCCGACATCTCGTCGTTCCCTGAGGTCACACAGGTTGTTTCGCAGCTGGGGCGTCCGGACGATGGTACCGACGTGACGACGTTCAACAATATCGAGTTTGGAGTTGATCTGAAGCCGAAGAACAAGTGGCCCTCTGAGCTTCATGGCAACAAGGACAAACTGATCGATCAGATGCAGAGGGTCTTCTCAAAATACCCCGGCGTCGACTTCGGCTTTTCGCAGACAATCCAGGACAATGTTGAAGAGGCGATGAGCGGCGTCAAGGGCGAGAACTCACTCAAGCTCTTCGGCGACGACCTGGACGAACTCACGCGTCTGGCTGACCAGATCGCCGGTCTCATGACGCAGGTGAAAGGCGTTACTGATGTTGGTGTGTTCAAGGTGAACGGACAGCCCGACCTCATCGTCAACGTCAACCGGCAGGAGGCCGCACGATACGGGATCGCGCCCGCAGATATTAATGCTGCCATCCAGGCCGCGGTCGGCGGTGCAGCCGTCACGCAGATGATCGAAGGCGACCGTCGGTTCGACATCACTGTTCGGTACCCGGAAGCCGATCGCAGCAACACGGACGCGATTGGGCACATTCAACTAGCAGCGTCCGATGGAGGACGTGTAGCGCTTTCTCAAGTCGCTGATATAGGAATTCGGGAAGGCAGCTTCATGATCTACCGTGAAGGTGGCCGACGATATATACCGATCAAGTTCAGCGTGCGCGGCCGCGATCTCGCCGATACGATTCAGGATCTTCGCGGGCAACTGCAGCAGAAGATTCGCCTCCCCCAGGGCTACAGCTATGCCTGGGCGGGTGAATTCGATTCGCTCCGCAAAGAGCAACAGAGGCTGGCGGTGATTATCCCAATCAGCCTCCTGGTTATCTTCCTTCTGCTGTATCTGCAGTTTCAGCGCTGGAGCGATGCTCTCATCGTGCTCGTTACACTGCCGTACTGCGCTATTGGCGGCGTGCTGGCGCTGCTCGTCACGCACACACCGTTCAGCATTTCGGCCGCGGTAGGATTCACGTCCCTGACGGGAGTTGCCACGCTGGCTGCGGTGGTCTTCCTCTCCGGTGTGCGCCGCTCCCAACGGACAAATTCGGGCCCAGATGGACTTCAGGCTGGGGCTCTTGATGAGCTTCGTCCCGTTCTGATGGCGTGCCTGGCGGCGGGTCTGGGTCTTCTCCCAGCGGCCACGATGAACGGAATCGGAGCTCAGGCGCAGCAGCCGCTGGCTCGGGTGGTCGTGGGAGGCATGGTCACTACGGTGCTTGCGGTGCTGTTGCTCATTCCGGAGCTGATGCAGCGCACAAAACCGCCACAGGCGACGGCGGCGGAACGGTGA
- the lon gene encoding endopeptidase La, producing the protein MPNEFVSVIRPTGEREGEEKVDGSSYPVLPVRDTVLFPHAVLPLTVGRESSIQLIQSLGEEKTILVVAQRDARQDAPLGTDLHSIGTRATVHKVVKMPNQSLFVFTEGTERVKLTNFTQVQPFLTAEFETIHEIVPPDSAELEALQRNVVGQFREIVTSSPTLSDDLQTIAINIEEPSRLSDFIASSLPFLTTAERQELLETADVKARLEKLNSHLAKEIEVQQLRNKIQSEVQDSVQQSQRDYYLREQMKAIQKELGDQDETQKDVQELKEKIEAAGMPEEVKKDALKELNRLSRMNPAAADYSLTRNYVEWLAVLPWSKQSAGEVDIKKAQEVLDTDHYGLKKVKDRILDYLSVRRLKPDMKGPILCFVGPPGVGKTSLGRSIARALGRKFSRISLGGMHDEAEIRGHRRTYIGALPGQIIQHLKRVEVRDPVFMLDEIDKLGRDFRGDPASALLETLDPEQNNTFRDNYLDQPFDLSHVLFICTANQLDTIPAPLLDRMEIIELTGYTEEEKVNIAERYLIPRQIKENGISPEAIEFPTESVALIARHYTREAGVRRLEQLIGTVARKTARLVAEGQLDPAKGEKLVITPEIVHEFLGGIKVRVDTEIAERTKRPGVAVGLAWTPAGGDVLFIEANKMKGKGNFSMTGQIGDVMKESMQAALTWVRSNAASLGLDEDVLKDTDIHIHVPAGAIPKDGPSAGVTMATALVSLLTDKPVRPLLAMTGEITLSGNVLPVGGIKEKFLAAKRAGVRDVILPIDVKTNVEEDLAPDQIDNVTIHYASRIEDVLAVALPHTQQETVQDEEVREEVLASVN; encoded by the coding sequence ATGCCAAACGAGTTTGTGAGCGTAATCCGGCCGACAGGCGAAAGAGAGGGTGAGGAAAAGGTTGACGGGAGCTCGTATCCTGTTCTTCCCGTGCGAGATACGGTTCTGTTCCCTCACGCCGTGCTGCCCCTGACCGTGGGCCGTGAGAGCTCCATCCAGCTCATTCAGTCCCTCGGCGAGGAGAAGACCATCCTGGTGGTCGCCCAGCGCGACGCCCGACAGGATGCCCCCCTCGGCACCGACCTGCATTCCATCGGCACACGAGCGACCGTTCATAAGGTCGTAAAGATGCCCAACCAGAGCCTCTTTGTCTTCACGGAGGGCACGGAGCGCGTGAAACTGACCAACTTCACGCAGGTACAGCCGTTCCTCACGGCCGAGTTCGAGACGATTCACGAGATCGTGCCTCCGGATTCCGCGGAGCTCGAAGCCCTGCAGCGCAATGTCGTCGGCCAGTTCCGCGAGATCGTCACCTCGTCGCCGACCCTGTCGGACGACCTGCAGACGATAGCCATCAACATTGAGGAACCGTCGCGGCTCTCCGATTTCATCGCCTCCAGTCTGCCGTTCCTCACAACGGCCGAGCGTCAGGAACTGCTCGAGACGGCCGACGTGAAGGCGCGCCTCGAGAAGCTGAACAGCCATCTCGCCAAGGAGATCGAGGTCCAGCAGCTTCGCAACAAGATTCAGAGCGAGGTTCAGGACTCGGTGCAGCAGTCGCAGCGTGACTACTATCTCCGCGAGCAGATGAAGGCGATTCAGAAGGAGCTTGGCGATCAGGACGAGACTCAGAAGGATGTCCAGGAGCTCAAAGAGAAGATCGAAGCTGCGGGCATGCCTGAGGAGGTCAAGAAGGACGCCCTCAAAGAGTTGAACCGCCTCAGCCGCATGAATCCCGCCGCGGCGGACTACTCTCTCACGCGCAATTACGTCGAGTGGCTCGCGGTCCTGCCGTGGTCGAAGCAGTCCGCAGGCGAAGTCGACATCAAGAAGGCGCAGGAGGTTCTCGACACCGACCACTACGGCCTCAAAAAGGTGAAGGACCGCATCCTCGACTATCTGAGCGTGCGCCGTCTCAAGCCCGACATGAAGGGTCCGATCCTCTGCTTTGTTGGCCCTCCGGGAGTGGGCAAAACCTCGCTCGGCCGCTCGATCGCCCGGGCGCTCGGTCGCAAGTTCTCGCGCATTTCGCTCGGCGGCATGCATGACGAGGCGGAGATTCGCGGTCACCGGCGCACGTACATCGGCGCTCTGCCGGGGCAGATTATTCAGCACCTGAAGCGGGTCGAAGTGCGTGATCCCGTCTTCATGCTGGACGAGATCGATAAACTTGGCCGCGACTTCCGCGGCGACCCGGCGAGCGCGCTGCTCGAGACGCTGGATCCGGAGCAGAACAATACGTTCCGCGACAACTACCTCGATCAGCCGTTCGACCTCAGCCACGTGCTGTTTATCTGCACAGCCAACCAGCTGGACACGATACCGGCGCCGCTGCTCGATCGCATGGAGATCATCGAGCTCACCGGCTATACCGAGGAGGAAAAGGTCAACATCGCTGAGCGCTATTTGATTCCGCGCCAGATCAAGGAGAACGGAATCTCGCCCGAAGCGATCGAGTTTCCGACGGAAAGCGTCGCTCTCATTGCCCGTCACTACACGCGTGAGGCTGGTGTCCGCAGGCTCGAGCAGCTCATCGGCACAGTTGCGCGCAAGACGGCACGCCTCGTCGCCGAAGGCCAGCTTGACCCCGCCAAGGGCGAGAAGCTCGTGATCACCCCGGAGATCGTGCACGAATTTCTCGGCGGCATCAAGGTTCGCGTGGACACCGAAATCGCCGAGCGCACGAAGCGCCCCGGAGTCGCTGTAGGTCTTGCCTGGACACCCGCCGGCGGCGACGTCCTCTTCATCGAAGCCAACAAGATGAAGGGTAAGGGCAACTTCTCCATGACCGGCCAGATTGGTGACGTGATGAAGGAGTCCATGCAGGCCGCTCTCACGTGGGTGCGTTCGAACGCTGCATCCCTTGGACTCGATGAGGACGTTCTCAAGGACACGGACATTCACATCCATGTACCTGCGGGCGCGATCCCGAAGGACGGCCCCAGCGCCGGTGTGACGATGGCGACTGCCCTCGTCAGCTTGCTGACGGACAAACCAGTTCGCCCGCTGCTGGCCATGACCGGCGAGATCACGCTCAGCGGAAACGTCCTTCCGGTCGGCGGTATCAAGGAGAAGTTCCTCGCCGCGAAACGCGCGGGTGTTCGCGATGTCATCCTTCCCATCGACGTGAAAACCAATGTGGAGGAAGATCTCGCCCCTGACCAGATCGACAACGTCACCATCCACTATGCCTCGCGCATCGAGGACGTGCTCGCCGTCGCTCTGCCTCACACGCAGCAGGAGACCGTGCAGGACGAAGAAGTTCGCGAAGAGGTTCTCGCATCCGTGAATTAA
- a CDS encoding phosphatidylserine decarboxylase family protein, which translates to MLKPLGHRGYNRVAMVRDGLFYGLALIVVAIIVWFSTHILALTLIPLLLAAFFLWFFRDPPRTIPQGAGVIVSPADGKVEEADWIETTSGSRVRVTIFLNVFDVHVNRVPSEGVVSLVEYREGHFLNALKPESAVHNEQTLVTIENEHYTISFKQIAGLLARRIVCNLRVGQRVERGQRMGMIKFGSRCDVLLPANVELRVKAGDRVKGGSSVLGIVSIAGQTDGRG; encoded by the coding sequence GTGCTCAAACCTCTCGGCCATCGCGGGTATAATCGTGTGGCTATGGTGCGTGATGGGCTTTTCTACGGGCTGGCGCTGATCGTCGTCGCAATCATCGTCTGGTTCTCGACGCACATTCTTGCGTTGACATTAATTCCGCTGCTGCTTGCGGCCTTCTTCCTCTGGTTTTTTCGCGACCCGCCGCGCACCATCCCACAGGGCGCAGGCGTCATCGTCTCACCGGCGGACGGCAAGGTCGAAGAAGCTGACTGGATTGAAACCACCTCCGGCAGCCGCGTTCGCGTGACCATCTTCCTGAATGTGTTCGACGTGCACGTGAACCGTGTGCCCTCTGAAGGCGTCGTGAGCCTCGTCGAGTATCGCGAAGGCCACTTCCTCAACGCGCTCAAGCCCGAGTCCGCTGTGCACAATGAGCAGACGCTCGTCACGATAGAGAACGAGCACTACACTATCAGCTTCAAACAGATTGCCGGCCTGCTCGCACGCCGCATCGTGTGCAATCTGCGGGTGGGCCAACGCGTAGAGCGCGGACAGCGCATGGGCATGATCAAGTTCGGCTCGCGTTGTGACGTACTCCTGCCCGCAAATGTGGAACTGCGCGTCAAGGCAGGGGATCGAGTGAAGGGCGGAAGCTCTGTGCTCGGTATCGTTTCCATCGCAGGGCAGACGGACGGACGCGGATGA
- a CDS encoding Asd/ArgC dimerization domain-containing protein gives MATRLRAVIVGASTLLGKELIDELNSSHPEWDLRLADTPDSSGQLIAGGDEALVIQPLTPEIFETCDIAFFAGDPQMTRAHWHEARSAGAIVVDLTFALQDEPGVVIRSPWINAGATPTSSAAVVVSAHPAAVMLGIVASRLSAAFKDVHLAATVLEPASQQGSRGLDEMHQQTVNLLAFHSLPQEVYDAQVAFNLRISVGESARLDMTQISSTIRRHLKAIAGDSLASAISFQLVQAPVFHAYTMSVYAQLPADTDASAVGHALHGGLVHLANPREAAPTNQSIVEEQGIAIALNLDTASAEHIRGFWLWMAADNVKLTARHAIACGELAKSHTVNSQ, from the coding sequence ATGGCGACCAGGCTTCGCGCCGTGATCGTCGGCGCCTCGACGCTGCTCGGCAAGGAACTCATCGACGAGCTCAACAGCTCGCACCCGGAATGGGATCTCCGCCTCGCCGACACTCCGGATTCCAGCGGCCAGCTCATCGCCGGCGGGGACGAAGCGCTCGTCATTCAGCCTCTCACTCCCGAAATCTTCGAAACGTGCGACATCGCTTTCTTCGCCGGCGATCCGCAGATGACCCGCGCACATTGGCATGAAGCCCGGTCAGCCGGCGCCATCGTCGTCGATCTCACGTTTGCGCTTCAGGACGAACCCGGAGTTGTCATTCGCTCTCCGTGGATCAATGCAGGCGCCACCCCCACCAGCAGCGCAGCTGTCGTAGTCTCCGCACATCCCGCAGCGGTGATGCTCGGCATCGTCGCCTCGCGCTTATCAGCGGCGTTCAAGGATGTGCACCTCGCCGCGACGGTGCTCGAGCCCGCATCGCAGCAGGGAAGCCGCGGCCTCGATGAGATGCATCAGCAGACCGTCAACCTTCTCGCCTTCCACTCGTTGCCGCAGGAGGTCTACGATGCGCAAGTCGCGTTCAACCTGCGTATCTCCGTCGGCGAATCGGCAAGGCTCGACATGACCCAGATCTCCTCGACGATTCGGCGGCACCTCAAAGCAATCGCCGGAGACTCACTCGCGTCCGCCATCTCATTCCAGCTCGTCCAGGCGCCCGTGTTTCACGCTTACACGATGTCGGTCTACGCGCAGCTTCCCGCAGACACAGATGCGTCTGCGGTCGGCCATGCACTCCACGGCGGCCTGGTCCACCTCGCCAATCCTCGCGAAGCAGCACCCACCAATCAGAGCATCGTCGAAGAGCAGGGAATCGCCATCGCGCTCAACCTGGACACCGCGAGCGCAGAACACATCCGCGGCTTCTGGCTCTGGATGGCCGCGGACAACGTCAAGCTAACCGCGCGCCACGCTATCGCCTGCGGAGAACTCGCCAAGTCGCATACCGTAAACAGTCAGTAG
- the tsaB gene encoding tRNA (adenosine(37)-N6)-threonylcarbamoyltransferase complex dimerization subunit type 1 TsaB codes for MTAESTLLLIDTVGDAPGAVLTRGDRILAGAEFPLRSASAVLLPELRRMFSASGISLRALNGIGVVSGPGSFTGVRTGLAMAKGLCEVAGVPLASISRLQLLAEAAGLDEGFALLDAGRGSLYIREQRRTEPAHEWLATIEQFERTAAGAPIVVAEMRTAELLAQLAPVVRELRPIDLLRPVERCLAAGGTNVAFADANYVLPESEIYTRPRHSPTAEAKQH; via the coding sequence ATGACCGCAGAGAGCACACTGCTGCTGATCGACACCGTCGGCGACGCACCAGGCGCCGTGCTGACGCGAGGCGATCGGATCCTTGCCGGCGCGGAGTTCCCGCTGCGCTCCGCCTCCGCTGTGCTGTTGCCCGAGCTCCGCCGCATGTTCTCCGCCTCCGGCATCTCTCTTCGCGCTCTCAACGGAATTGGAGTCGTCTCCGGTCCCGGCTCGTTCACTGGTGTGCGCACCGGTCTCGCGATGGCCAAGGGTCTCTGCGAAGTTGCCGGCGTTCCACTCGCCAGCATCTCGCGCCTTCAATTGCTCGCCGAGGCCGCGGGACTCGACGAAGGTTTCGCCTTACTCGACGCCGGCCGTGGTTCGCTCTACATCCGCGAGCAGCGCCGCACCGAACCTGCGCACGAGTGGCTTGCCACGATTGAGCAATTTGAACGCACTGCTGCCGGCGCGCCGATCGTTGTTGCAGAGATGCGCACCGCAGAGCTGCTGGCCCAACTTGCGCCCGTCGTCCGGGAGCTTCGGCCCATTGATCTTCTGCGTCCAGTGGAGCGCTGCCTCGCCGCGGGTGGGACGAACGTCGCCTTTGCCGACGCAAACTATGTCTTGCCGGAGAGTGAGATTTACACTCGCCCACGGCACTCTCCAACAGCCGAGGCGAAGCAGCACTGA
- the rimI gene encoding ribosomal protein S18-alanine N-acetyltransferase, giving the protein MAPPGIILRPADATDLQRLLALSESAPGAPRWSPSTWQQILRSPSTTARLVLMAESANECVGFGVVGLAADVAEIESLAVSADWRRQGVARLLCSHLLKWAHARHATQASLEVRLTNIPARALYESLGFEKNAVRRGYYRDPEEDALVMTMVL; this is encoded by the coding sequence ATGGCGCCGCCTGGCATCATTCTCCGTCCTGCGGACGCAACCGATCTGCAGCGGCTTCTCGCTCTGAGCGAGAGTGCTCCCGGCGCACCGCGTTGGTCGCCGTCAACATGGCAGCAGATTCTTCGTTCCCCCAGCACAACAGCGCGACTGGTTCTCATGGCCGAGTCCGCCAACGAGTGCGTCGGCTTCGGCGTAGTGGGTCTTGCAGCGGACGTTGCAGAGATCGAGAGCCTCGCCGTCAGCGCAGATTGGCGGCGGCAGGGAGTCGCCCGCCTTCTCTGCTCCCATCTCCTCAAGTGGGCACACGCGCGGCATGCAACGCAAGCTTCGCTGGAGGTGCGGCTCACGAATATCCCCGCACGCGCCCTGTACGAATCACTCGGCTTTGAAAAGAATGCCGTACGCCGGGGCTACTATCGCGATCCTGAAGAGGATGCGCTCGTGATGACCATGGTCCTCTAG
- the pssA gene encoding CDP-diacylglycerol--serine O-phosphatidyltransferase, whose protein sequence is MSAETARLHPIRHGMYVLPSLFTAGNIAMGYYAILQSIRGIHTGESACFDHAAIAIVLAGVFDGLDGRIARLTNTSSAFGRELDSLADVITFGVAPSLLAYLWGVRQVVPSGYPIIENRVEHFGAVICFLFLICGACRLARFNISIDPKPRNPGRPGRKYFVGMPIPAGAAVLSAVIHFEGGSPVHNVWLSALWIALVAFTGFLMVSSWRFWSGKEIDFSSRRPGRLLVLLLVLLAVIFEWHQYALIVMAMIYLVSGVGARLAYSWSRCSAKAA, encoded by the coding sequence ATGAGCGCCGAGACCGCGAGGCTTCACCCAATTAGGCACGGCATGTATGTTCTGCCGTCGCTCTTCACGGCAGGCAACATCGCCATGGGCTACTACGCGATTCTGCAGAGCATCCGCGGAATCCACACTGGCGAGTCGGCCTGCTTCGATCACGCCGCCATCGCCATTGTGCTCGCTGGTGTTTTCGATGGGCTCGACGGCCGCATCGCACGTCTTACCAACACCTCCAGCGCCTTCGGTCGCGAACTCGACTCACTCGCTGACGTGATCACCTTCGGCGTCGCGCCCAGCCTGCTCGCGTATCTCTGGGGCGTACGCCAGGTTGTGCCCTCCGGCTATCCCATCATCGAAAATCGTGTCGAGCACTTCGGCGCTGTCATCTGCTTTCTGTTTCTCATCTGCGGAGCCTGCCGCCTCGCGCGCTTCAACATCAGCATTGATCCCAAACCACGCAACCCAGGCCGCCCTGGCCGAAAGTACTTCGTCGGCATGCCCATCCCTGCAGGTGCTGCCGTTCTCTCGGCGGTCATCCACTTTGAGGGCGGCTCACCCGTCCACAACGTCTGGCTGTCTGCTCTGTGGATCGCGCTTGTCGCCTTCACCGGCTTTCTCATGGTCAGCAGTTGGCGCTTCTGGAGCGGCAAGGAGATAGACTTCAGCTCCCGCAGGCCCGGCCGTCTGCTCGTTCTGCTCCTCGTGCTGCTCGCTGTAATCTTCGAGTGGCATCAGTACGCGCTCATCGTGATGGCCATGATCTATCTCGTCTCCGGAGTTGGGGCCCGGCTCGCCTATTCCTGGAGCCGCTGTTCCGCCAAAGCCGCTTAG